The sequence CCAGAGCATCGTCGATTGCACCTCAATGCAGCACTAACGGCCGAACAGCGGGCCTTTATTCTAGCACGGGAGGTTGGATTTCAGTATCTGGGTCTGAAGAACAGGCCTTATACTTACTCCTGGGTCGAAGCGGAGTCATTCGAGCAGATTCTGAATAACTATAAAGCATCTTATTTTGCCGGAGCTATCCTGATCCGGCGGGATGCACTGGTGGCAAAATTGACTGATTTATTTGCTCGTGATACATGGAGCAACGAAGCCTTTTTGCAACTCATCACCGATTTTGGCTCTACTCCTGAGCGATTCTTCTATCGACTTAGCAACGTATTACCCAGTCATTTCGGGATCGATCAATTATTTTTCTATCGCTTCAATCACATTGCAGGCCAGACAACATTCCAACTGACGAAGGAAATGCACCTGTCGCGGCAACAGGGGCCGCGCGGTATTGTCGATGAGCATTTTTGCCGCCGATGGATTGCCTGGACTATTCTGCAGGAGCTTCAATCGTTGCAGCAGAATAAAGAGTTTGACGGAACTCTATGTCGGGCGCAGCTGTCTGAATACGCCGATTCTGGACTTCAATACCTGATTATTTCGGTTGCCCATCCCTTTCAGCCGCAAACTCAGCAGAACATCAGTGTCTCGATGTGTTTTGCCGTGAACGATGCCCTGAAAAGCAAAATGAAGTTTATGAATTCCCCGTCCGGCGATTTACCGTTTCGCATCGTCAATGAAGCTTGTGAGCGTTGCGGTATTTTCGATTGTCGCGAGCGGGTAGCGGCCCCAACCGTGTTGCAGAAAAAACGCCAGTTTGCCGGAATGAAGAAGGCAATGGAGAAATTGCGATAGGAGCGTATTCATTACCTTCCCGGAATGCCGGTCATAAGCTGTAGTTGTCATTCCGGCGGTTAGCTATTACGCCAGAATGACAACTACAAGACCCGGTTGAAAGCGATCAGGCGATTATTTTCCGCCAGGGATACCAATTTGTAAGCCGACATTAACGGTAAAAAACTTCGAGGTCTTGTCAAAGTTGACATTATTGAGTCCGCCTACATTCGCGTTTCCATCTTTGTTACCAAAGATTATGTTATAAGCGCCTTCGGCAAAAATACCCAGGTTGCCAATGGCGAGTAATAGACCTATTTTCGGAGCAACGCCCCCATTCGTCGAATTAACTTTGCTGCTTTCCTGCCCATTAAACTTAATGGAACTCGCCACAGCATAGACGCCTACTTCTGCACCAATATAGGGACGTAAGAAACCATCGGTGAAATAATAGTCGACTAGTGCCGTAATTGGAATAATTCCCGCTGAGTACTCAAGAGTTTGACCTGCTGCACTAAACTTGCGGGATTCACCAAAGGCTTTGATGCCCAGTCCAATAGCAAAGTTAGACGTGGGGAAAATTTTGGCATTCAAACCGCCACCATAGAATGTTTCGGAGCCTTCAACATCCGAAGAGGCCGCAGAGCCATTAATGCCAACCGAAAATTGTGCAAGCGCCGAATTGGTAATCAGCACAAACAAACATACACTAGTAAGAATGGCGAACGTAGATTGTAGCTTTTTCATAAAGTATACTTGTTTAAGTAGGTTGCCGGTGAAACTGGATGTGCCAGATAGAACGATGACAAATTCAACTAATGGTCGTGGAGATTAATCGAAAAACGCTTTAAGGTAATACGTGTTTTATTTTTATGGTTAAAATAACTTATAAACGAGATAGTAGTTTACTAAAAGATTAGTACTAGTCTAATTTGATGGTAATTGTATATAAAAAAATCAACCCGGATAACTGCCTTGCTGGAAGCAGTTAACCGGGTTGATTTAGTATATAACAGACAAGCTGTCTGAGCTATTTATGCACTCTGTTTCATCCGAATGATGTTCAGGGCAGCACCTGCCTTGAACCACTCGATCTGACCTTCGTTGTAGGTATGGTTAACCATAAACTCGTCGGTTGTGCCATCTGCATGATGCAGAACGATTTCCAGCGGACGACCTGGTGCAAACTCGGTCAATCCTTCGATGTCGATCGTGTCGTCTTCCTGAATCTTGTCGTAATCGGCAGGATTAGCAAAGGTTAAGGCCAACATCCCCTGTTTTTTCAGGTTCGTTTCGTGAATACGGGCGAAGGACCG comes from Spirosoma aureum and encodes:
- a CDS encoding helix-turn-helix domain-containing protein, yielding MNLPADHIRLLFGLKMRQMRLDKGLSVSELAQQSGLSVSYVTEIEKGRKYPKADKISALANAMQVDYDALVSLKLSKKLEPISDLLRSKFLTEIPLELFGIDPSDLLELLAEAPAKVSAMIRTFMDIALSYNMSVERLYLTMLRSYQEMHDNYFPEIETDAERFLNEFAQQGQPVGEALLINLLKTRYDIHIEQFDPLTQPELVSLRSVYRPEHRRLHLNAALTAEQRAFILAREVGFQYLGLKNRPYTYSWVEAESFEQILNNYKASYFAGAILIRRDALVAKLTDLFARDTWSNEAFLQLITDFGSTPERFFYRLSNVLPSHFGIDQLFFYRFNHIAGQTTFQLTKEMHLSRQQGPRGIVDEHFCRRWIAWTILQELQSLQQNKEFDGTLCRAQLSEYADSGLQYLIISVAHPFQPQTQQNISVSMCFAVNDALKSKMKFMNSPSGDLPFRIVNEACERCGIFDCRERVAAPTVLQKKRQFAGMKKAMEKLR